Within the Verrucomicrobiota bacterium genome, the region CGCCATAAAGAGGAAGAAAGCGCAGGTCGAAAAAGAGTCTGTCGGCACAAGGGTAGGCGCGAAGTATCGCGCCCGCTGCAACCACTTGACGGACGCCGAGCGCGAAAAGCTCAATGACGAGTTCATGAAGCTCGACAATTGCGCGAATTTCATTGGGCTGATTTCGCCGAGGCCTTTGAATCGTGTGATCTCGGGCCTGCGACAGCCGTCATAACTCCGGCTCACTCCGCGCCCCGTGCCAGTAGCGCAGGATGTCCACGCAGTTTTCTTCGAGCCTTGGCCGGTAGTAGATGATGTAAGGGCGGGAAACCAGTTTGCGGACACCAGGACGCTTTGGATACCGCGAGCCAATGAGAGGGAAATTCTCCAAAATCGCAACTCGGTCAATCAGCGCATTGCCCACGCGCACGGCAGCGTCCGGGTTGTCCTTGGCAATGAAACGA harbors:
- a CDS encoding type II toxin-antitoxin system RelE/ParE family toxin produces the protein MGCRIIFSPLAIADLESAVRFIAKDNPDAAVRVGNALIDRVAILENFPLIGSRYPKRPGVRKLVSRPYIIYYRPRLEENCVDILRYWHGARSEPEL